In a genomic window of Nostoc sp. UHCC 0870:
- a CDS encoding CHASE2 domain-containing protein: MQPGLWRRIKAEISIWRVGALPGIAMMGLVIVARLTGALQSLEWLAFDHFLRLRPQEPIDERILLVGINEDDARIRKEHSLNSVISDRNLAQLLLKLQAYQPRVIGLDIYRDLPVNPGHDELVAAYQSVKNLIAIEKVLPDQVAPPPTLSPAQLGFADQILDSDGKLRRSLLSTPTSQGYKFSLSLRLAEIYLAQERIALGNGIRDRATMMFGNTELPRFLPNSGGYVRTDAGGVQVLLNFRSGRSRFRMISLYDIKNGKFNPDWIRDRIVIIGITSPSRKDFITTSAIESIKPATGRVYGLEIQAHAVSQIISAVLDSRPLLKTWQDGWEYLWIIAWGLLGIASARLTKSSFSNFFVVVLGSISLVFVSYLLLTWGWWLPVIPALLVLVLNGIQLTALYQNDHVLRLGIKARQAIIERTFETIHNGPLQNLAKALKLVRDKDKPVNELLSEIEQELEKLNRELRGIYEFLQREPPTQNTSLYLGNNLVLNLQDPLHEILYQVYTYTLEREFPCFKSIRIKIRNFEPIDERHLTIEQKQSLCRFLEEALCNVGKHATGVTCLEVTFSSSEGWYTLSIVDDGLGITSSTEGRGTQQFRNLARQFKGKFRRVSLSPRGTLCEFSWPMSKVWLWK, translated from the coding sequence ATGCAGCCTGGACTTTGGAGAAGGATCAAAGCAGAAATTAGCATTTGGCGTGTAGGTGCATTACCAGGTATTGCAATGATGGGACTGGTGATTGTGGCTCGTCTGACTGGTGCATTGCAATCCTTAGAGTGGCTAGCTTTTGATCATTTTCTCCGTTTACGGCCTCAAGAACCTATCGATGAAAGAATTTTGCTGGTGGGGATTAATGAAGATGATGCGCGTATTCGGAAAGAGCATTCCCTAAATTCTGTAATTTCAGACCGTAACTTAGCCCAACTACTATTGAAATTACAGGCTTATCAGCCGAGAGTAATTGGTCTGGATATTTATAGAGATTTACCTGTTAATCCTGGCCATGATGAATTAGTTGCAGCTTATCAAAGCGTCAAAAATCTCATTGCTATTGAAAAAGTCTTACCTGATCAAGTTGCACCACCCCCTACATTGTCACCTGCACAACTTGGTTTTGCTGATCAAATTCTGGATAGTGATGGCAAATTAAGGCGTAGCTTGTTGTCCACACCAACATCTCAAGGGTACAAGTTTTCTTTGTCTTTGCGTTTGGCAGAAATTTATTTAGCACAAGAACGGATTGCTTTGGGTAATGGTATTCGCGATCGCGCTACGATGATGTTTGGCAATACAGAGTTACCCCGCTTTTTACCCAACTCTGGGGGATATGTGCGAACAGATGCAGGTGGAGTTCAGGTACTGCTCAATTTTCGTAGTGGCCGAAGCAGATTTAGAATGATATCTCTATATGATATCAAAAATGGTAAATTCAATCCCGACTGGATACGCGATCGCATCGTTATTATTGGCATAACTTCCCCCAGTCGTAAAGACTTTATCACAACTTCAGCCATTGAATCTATCAAACCTGCTACTGGCCGAGTTTATGGATTAGAAATTCAAGCACACGCTGTGAGTCAAATTATTAGTGCAGTGCTTGACTCTAGACCACTCTTAAAAACTTGGCAAGATGGATGGGAATATCTCTGGATTATAGCTTGGGGTCTTTTAGGAATTGCTAGTGCTAGACTGACTAAATCTTCTTTCAGCAATTTTTTTGTTGTGGTTTTAGGGAGCATTAGCCTCGTATTTGTTAGTTATTTACTGCTAACTTGGGGTTGGTGGCTACCAGTTATCCCCGCACTTCTAGTATTAGTTTTAAACGGGATACAACTCACAGCCTTATATCAAAATGATCACGTGTTACGGTTAGGAATTAAAGCCCGTCAAGCCATAATTGAACGCACATTTGAAACCATTCACAATGGCCCATTGCAAAATCTGGCTAAAGCCTTGAAACTAGTGAGAGACAAAGATAAGCCAGTTAACGAATTGTTGTCAGAAATAGAACAAGAACTAGAAAAATTGAATCGAGAATTAAGGGGAATTTATGAATTTTTGCAGCGAGAACCACCCACTCAAAATACTAGTCTTTACCTAGGAAACAATCTTGTGTTAAATTTGCAAGACCCTCTGCATGAAATTCTCTATCAAGTTTACACATATACCTTAGAGCGAGAGTTTCCTTGTTTCAAAAGCATCAGAATTAAAATTCGTAACTTTGAACCTATAGACGAGCGACATTTGACTATTGAACAAAAACAAAGTCTGTGCCGATTTCTAGAAGAAGCCTTGTGTAATGTTGGTAAACACGCCACAGGAGTAACTTGTCTGGAAGTAACTTTCTCCTCGTCGGAAGGTTGGTACACTCTCAGCATTGTTGATGATGGTTTGGGTATCACTTCATCTACAGAAGGTCGTGGTACTCAACAGTTTAGAAACTTAGCCAGACAATTCAAAGGCAAATTTCGGCGCGTATCTCTTTCTCCTAGAGGTACTCTTTGCGAGTTCTCTTGGCCAATGTCAAAGGTTTGGTTGTGGAAGTGA